One Dioscorea cayenensis subsp. rotundata cultivar TDr96_F1 chromosome 19, TDr96_F1_v2_PseudoChromosome.rev07_lg8_w22 25.fasta, whole genome shotgun sequence genomic window, TATTGGCATACAGTATGtggagaataataataataataataataataataataataataataaaagttgtTAAGTTGAGTACACGCCATTTGAAAATTCTCTTTGCGCCCTTCATGATTGAAGAATAAGAAACATAATATTCAAGTAAACTGGGTTGGGAGCTGTCTCCAATAGAAGCAGTCTTTCAaggaaaattaaacaaaattcagGGAAAAGAAAACGCAAAGCCAAAATGATGAATATTGCGCGTAAATGTATGGAGTTATTGACAAAGGTCATATTCTAAGTTTGATTCAGCCTCAAGGTTCTCAAAATTGATAATAGAGCCAATAAACTGATATAAAAGATAAAGGACAAGGATATGGACTACTGGTGGTTGTGAAATGGACTAAGGCTCCAACTCAATCAACAAGATATGGCCCATCAGTGTGACAAGCAGCAAGTTAAATTTACAAATTCATGATTAATAGACAAGTGGGAGAAGTGGCGCTGGCATGAGTGAGTTCAATATAATGAGTTAGGCTTGGGAGGCATTTGATTTGGCCCACCCCCAACCTGCACTACCGACTGGCTCTTTCACTAAGTAGTAAGTAGCAACTACACTGGACTCCAGGCTAGAGGCCACATTCCACCACTGGAAACATGACTACCTTAATCAGTCACAACGCTTTTAGTTGATCTGAAGACAAAGAGGGAGTTTGGTGCGCTGAAGTTGAGTAGGGAAGCCAAAACAGAAATGATCATCAAAACAGGAAGTCACATTATTCATTGTATCCATTTTGTCATTGGACTTCAGACGAAAACAAACTTCCATATTGGATAAGGTTGATTTAGAATATAcctaaacaaatttaaacttaactatgcataaataaaaaaattagacaatGTTTTTCATCCGCACCAATTCAAATTGGTGACCATCAAAACAGGAAGTCACAATATTCAATGTATCCATTCTGTCATTTTGACTTCAAACCGGAAAAAAacttccatttatttatttatttatttatttatttatttatttttaattaatagacgacaagcgtcatttatttaagagattgttaAAGAGACAGACAGGTACGAAAGTGCATCAATTATAGTAGCTTACAAACCTTCTAGGTAAATCTTCCTACTCTGTAATCTTGGAGTGGTGAAACTACTGTTTTTCGCACAAAGAACCCACACCCAGGCTGTAAACAATACATGAATTGTACATATAAACAGTACTGTCGGGGAGGAGATTTAAACCATTACCCTTCCCCTTACACCCAAGTGTCTTGCCATTggactatccaatggttgaaaaaaaaaataatatttttcatattcgacaaaaaaaaaaacttccatATTCAATCAGGTTGATTTAGAATAATATACCTCAACAAATTTAAACTTAActatgcataaataaaaaattagataatgtTTTTCGTCCACACCAATTCACATTGGTGCTTAAATGCCATTCAACTTCCATGGACAATGGAAGTGGTGTTTTTAACACATCTACGACTCAAAAACCAAACACTCCCTTCAAAATGAGCAGCTAGATTTAGTCTTAAAATATGTTATTTGAAACAcgcaaacattaaaaacaagtaaataacaTATGTATAAAAACTTGCTAGAAGTAGAGCCAACTTTAAAAGCCATTCTTGACCAAGTCTAAGTGTGGAGCTACAGCCACCCCGGCAGCCTATTTGAACTTACTATTCAGACTTTGTCTTCAGCCACACATGTTGAACATAGACGAACTTATCCAAACACGTCAAATGATCTTCTCTAAACTCAAACTGACCAAATCTCTCCAAAATTTCAACCAGACACGACAGTTAAAATGACATTTGCAATGAAAACACGCacgtttgaaaaaaaaaaaaacacatgcaacGTTACCACCAATTGGAAGCAAAAGCAAAGGGGTCCTGCACTTCCCGCGCTATTTGGGATCCACACTATGTACTTTCTATGTTATTTCCTTCATTAATTATTCACAAAAATTGTGGAATGTTCCCACACTATTCCCAAGTTGAAATTTTATCTATCCAGAACTCCCAAATTCTTAGTGCTGCCAGCGATCCCTCTGCTGTAAAGACTCACTATAACACGGACCCTACTTGGCTAGTTCGGTCAGGCCAGGTGTGCTCCATCATCCACCGTTAAGATATGATCTAACGGGTCTAAAGGAAcggattataaaaaaaaattatcacaccAGTCGATGCTTCCAACACGGGACCAGCTCACTCCGCAGCAGCGTTACGCAATATGGAAACTATAATAACATGGTATTTCGAAAAAAATGGAAGGCATAATAAACTTAAGAGAAGCTAGAGCACACGCACCTCCTCTCTTGTCCTCACCTTTCAAGCTTTTGGGTACGCCATCAATGGCGGTGTCTTCGTTTCCGATGCCAATTCCTCTCCCTTCGCCTCCTTCGCCCCCAGCCTTGTCAGACGCTGATCTTCTCCGTTCTCTCCTCCGGTTATCTAAGGAGATCGCGCACTCTGAACCCCCTGGTGATCTGTTTCACCGAGGGTTCGCCTCCGTAGCCCGCAAGATCCGGGTTCTCTCTGTTATTTTTGAAGACCTCCAACGCGATCGGATACCTCGCCTTCGCCGCTCGGCAGAACTATGCTTCAAGGAGATCCTTGTTGTTCTTCAGCACCTCAAGGCGCTTCTCGCCGACTGCTCCGCTCGCAGCCGCATGCGTCTCCTCCTCCAATCAGAATCTCTCTCCAACGATCTCCATGAGCTGACTCTTGATCTCTCTACCCTGCTCGATATACTCCCCATGGCCGAGCTCGATCTCAGCGAGGACGTGCGAGAACTCGTTGACCTCCTTCGCCGCCAGTGCCGACGATCGGATCCGCCGTCCGATCTCGAAGAAGAGTCACTCCGGCTTGAGATCCTGGCAATGATCCGCGAGATCGAGAACGAAATCGTGCCGGATCGGGAGAGGCTCGAGAAGATCTTCGACCGATTGGGTCTCGTCGATTCAAGAAGTTGCAGCGACGAGATCGAGTGTTTGGAGCGCGAGATCGGCGACCGGGTCGTCGAGAATTTGACTCCCGCGATGCTCGCTCTCGTCGGCCTCATCCGTTACGGGAAATGTGTCCTCTTCGGCGCCTCCACTCCAAGATCCGTTTCCGCCGAGAAACCCGCTTTTCTCCAGCCGAACCCCGTCATCCCTGACGACTTCCGTTGCCCCATCTCTCTCGACCTAATGCGCGACCCTGTCGTCGTGTCCAGCGGACAGACGTACGATCGCGACTCCATTACCCGATGGTTCTCATCAGGGCACGCCACGTGTCCCAAAACAGGACAGACCTTGGACCGTTCCGATCTCGTCTCGAACCGCGCACTCAAGAACCTCATCTCCCGTTGGTGCCGCGAAGAGAACGTGCCATACCATTCCCCGGAATCCGGAAACGGGGAAACGAACGGCGTCAGCTCAAACAAAGCCGCGTTAGAGGCGGCGCGAATGACTGCGTCGTTCCTTGTTGAAAAGCTCGCCGCGTCGCAGTCAACAGAGGCGGCAAACCGTGTGGTCCACGAGCTCCGACAGTTAACCAAGACCAGCTCTGAGAGCCGAGGTTTCGCGGCTGAAGCCGGCGCCATCCCCCTCCTCCTTCCACTCCTCAGCGAGAACGAGCCAAGCCTACAGCTCAACGCCGTCACGGCGTTACTCAACCTCTCCATAATCGACACTAACAAACGCCGAATCATGCACACCGACGGAGCACTCGATGCTCTCCTCCGCGTGCTCTCCGATGGTGCCACGTGGCAAGCTAAGCAGAACTCGGCGACCACTTTGCGGTCCTTATCTGTGAACCACTCTTACCGGAGAAGGTTTGGCCGGAATCCACGTGTCGTGGAGGAGTTGCTTAATCTCGTCAAGGTCCCACCTGCCAGCAAGGACGCTTTGTTGGCGTTGCATGCTTTGGCCGGCGATAGGGCGAACATCGGGAAACTGGTTGAATCCGGCGCGGTGACCGTGGCGCTGGAATCTCTCGTAGATCACGAGACGGCGGAGGAGGCGACGGCGTTGCTCGCCGCCATCGCCAAGCGGGGCGGTGCCTCATCGCTGGCCTCCGCCAAGGGATCGATTAAAATGCTCGTTAAGGTTTTGAGAGATGGATCGGAGTCGGCGCAGGAGAACGCTGCCGCGGCGCTGGTATTGGTTTGCCGGCGAACGGGTGGCGCTGCGGTGGCCGAGATCACGACGACGCCCGGGATCGAGTGGGCGATCTGCGAGGTTATGAGCTCCGGCACACCGCGTGCTCGCCGGAAGGCCGCTTCTTTGGGGCGCATTTGCCGGCGATGGCTCGCCGCTGAGGAGGCTTGTAGCATCAATGGCTCGGCGGTCACcgaataatctttaaaaaaaataaaaaaaaaataaaaagaaattaaagaaaaaaaggacaGTGTACAGATTCATTATCGACAGAAGCGCAGCCAAAATTGTTCATATTCGGattgtttttcattcatttttttatgtttttttttaaatttgatttttattttatttgtttaataaaataaattgattacgtgatttattaatttttcatagaATAAATTGGAAGGCATTACTCTAcgttgatgatatttatttatttatttattttgattaagtgttttttaataaattaaatgatatttattttgcagacgaatttttcttttagaaatgccCGTAAGTCACTGATTAAatgtgtttatttaattatatattttgtacgATGTTATTCTTTTTATCCtcttctaaaaaatatatatatttattttttttaatacttagaGAAATAAAACGTGGACAAACTACAGAATAAATCAGGTTTGTAAGTTGTATCTACCATAAATTTCTatgaattttcatatttaaaattccATTTTGGTTCTATTTTAAAAGTATTATCATTAATAACTAATAAGACATC contains:
- the LOC120249900 gene encoding U-box domain-containing protein 16, with the translated sequence MEGIINLREARAHAPPLLSSPFKLLGTPSMAVSSFPMPIPLPSPPSPPALSDADLLRSLLRLSKEIAHSEPPGDLFHRGFASVARKIRVLSVIFEDLQRDRIPRLRRSAELCFKEILVVLQHLKALLADCSARSRMRLLLQSESLSNDLHELTLDLSTLLDILPMAELDLSEDVRELVDLLRRQCRRSDPPSDLEEESLRLEILAMIREIENEIVPDRERLEKIFDRLGLVDSRSCSDEIECLEREIGDRVVENLTPAMLALVGLIRYGKCVLFGASTPRSVSAEKPAFLQPNPVIPDDFRCPISLDLMRDPVVVSSGQTYDRDSITRWFSSGHATCPKTGQTLDRSDLVSNRALKNLISRWCREENVPYHSPESGNGETNGVSSNKAALEAARMTASFLVEKLAASQSTEAANRVVHELRQLTKTSSESRGFAAEAGAIPLLLPLLSENEPSLQLNAVTALLNLSIIDTNKRRIMHTDGALDALLRVLSDGATWQAKQNSATTLRSLSVNHSYRRRFGRNPRVVEELLNLVKVPPASKDALLALHALAGDRANIGKLVESGAVTVALESLVDHETAEEATALLAAIAKRGGASSLASAKGSIKMLVKVLRDGSESAQENAAAALVLVCRRTGGAAVAEITTTPGIEWAICEVMSSGTPRARRKAASLGRICRRWLAAEEACSINGSAVTE